From the Primulina tabacum isolate GXHZ01 chromosome 3, ASM2559414v2, whole genome shotgun sequence genome, one window contains:
- the LOC142538334 gene encoding uncharacterized protein LOC142538334 gives MGNYTSCTLPDPVAKYSTRGTKVILPCGELRRIHELTKAAELMVETPNYFLVNAESLRVGRRFSALNADEDLEMGNTYVFFPMKRLNSAATAADMDKLSAAANPATKRVGVRILPECGEAASQHVVESVEKVSPPKMDLDDFQQFSALEMKHRLSVCCRSKKPLLETIMEEPASFRRC, from the coding sequence ATGGGAAATTACACTTCTTGCACCCTACCAGACCCGGTGGCCAAGTACTCAACCAGGGGCACTAAAGTCATTCTTCCTTGCGGCGAACTCCGGCGAATACACGAGCTCACGAAGGCCGCCGAGCTAATGGTGGAGACGCCGAATTACTTCCTGGTTAACGCCGAATCCCTGCGGGTCGGGAGACGCTTTTCGGCCCTGAACGCCGATGAAGACCTCGAAATGGGAAACACCTACGTTTTCTTCCCGATGAAACGGCTGAACTCGGCGGCGACGGCGGCGGACATGGACAAGCTTTCCGCGGCGGCGAATCCCGCCACGAAAAGGGTCGGCGTGAGGATCTTGCCGGAATGCGGCGAGGCCGCCTCGCAGCATGTTGTGGAGAGTGTCGAAAAAGTTTCTCCACCGAAGATGGATTTGGAtgatttccaacaattttcggCGCTGGAAATGAAGCACCGATTGTCGGTTTGCTGCCGGTCGAAGAAGCCTTTGCTGGAGACTATTATGGAAGAACCGGCCAGTTTTAGGCGATGCTAA
- the LOC142539684 gene encoding histone chaperone ASF1B-like, which produces MSAVNITNVAVLDNPASFLTPFSFEISYECVTALKDDLEWKLIYVGSAEDETYDQLLESVLVGPVNVGNYRFILQADPPDPSKIREEDIIGVTVLLLTCSYMGQEFVRVGYYVNNDYDDEQLREEPPQKIMIDRVQRNILTDKPRVTKFPINFHPENGETGEQSPALDSTAAEAYEFEEQKRPSPDHVTDVQVPDA; this is translated from the exons ATGAGTGCGGTGAACATCACGAACGTGGCGGTGCTGGACAATCCGGCGTCGTTTTTGACCCCTTTCAGCTTCGAGATCTCCTACGAATGTGTCACGGCTCTCAAAGACG ATTTGGAGTGGAAACTCATTTATGTCGGATCTGCCGAGGATGAAACATATGACCAGCTTTTAGAGAGTGTTCTTGTCGGCCCAGTCAATGTAGGAAACTATCGTTTTATTTTGCAG GCAGACCCCCCAGACCCTTCCAAGATCCGTGAAGAAGACATAATAGGCGTGACAGTGCTTCTCTTGACCTGCTCTTATATGGGTCAAGAATTTGTTCGAGTGGGCTATTACGTCAATAACGATTATGATGATGAGCAGCTGCGAGAAGAGCCTCCCCaaaaaatcatgattgacagaGTCCAAAGAAATATACTCACTGACAAACCTAGAGTTACCAAATTTCCCATAAATTTTCACCCCGAAAATGGTGAAACTGGAGAACAATCCCCTGCACTTGATTCTACTGCTGCTGAAGCATACGAATTCGAAGAACAGAAGCGTCCTTCACCCGATCATGTCACCGATGTGCAAGTACCTGACGCATAA